A section of the Pseudomonas fluorescens genome encodes:
- a CDS encoding glycosyltransferase — protein MSSRKFGLNLVVVLAIAALFTGFWALINRPVTTPNWPQQISGFSYSPFQQGQYPQKDQYPTDEQMRQDLAIMSKLTDNIRTYSVDGPLGNIPKLAEEFGLRVTLGIWISPDLERNEREIQRAIEIANTSRSVVRVVVGNEAIFREEITPEDLIVLLDRVRAAVKVPVTTSEQWHIWEHNPQLGKHVDLIAAHVLPYWEHVPMAQAGQFVLDRAKDLKKTFPKKPLLLSEVGWPSNGRMRGGADASPADQAIYLRTLVNKLNRQGYNYFVIEAFDQPWKASDEGSVGAYWGVFNAARQQKFNFEGPVVAIPQWRVLAIGSVVLALLSLTLLMIDGSALRQRGRTFLTFIAFLCGSVLVWIGYDYSQQYSTWFSLTVGFLLALGALGVFIVLLTEAHELAEAVWTHKRRREFLPVEGDSDYRPKVSIHVPCYNEPPEMVKQTLDALAALDYPDYEVLVIDNNTKDPAVWEPVRDYCETLGPRFKFFHVAPLAGFKGGALNYLIPHTAKDAEVIAVIDSDYCVSPNWLKHMVPHFADPKIAVVQSPQDYRDQNESTFKKLCYAEYKGFFHIGMVTRNDRDAIIQHGTMTMTRRSVLEELGWADWCICEDAELGLRVFEKGLSAAYYHTSYGKGLMPDTFIDFKKQRFRWAYGAIQIIKRHTASLLRGKDTELTRGQRYHFLAGWLPWVADGMNIFFTVGALLWSAAMIIVPTRVDPPLLIFAIPPLALFVFKVGKIIFLYRRAVGVNLKDAFCAALAGLALSHTIAKAVLYGFFTTSIPFFRTPKNADNHGFWVAISEAREEMFIMLLLWGAALGIYLVQGLPSNDMRFWVVMLLVQSLPYVAALIMAFLSSLPKPAAVAQPVTAT, from the coding sequence ATGTCATCGCGTAAATTTGGACTCAACCTGGTGGTGGTGCTGGCAATTGCCGCGCTGTTCACCGGTTTCTGGGCGCTGATCAACCGCCCGGTCACTACTCCCAACTGGCCCCAGCAGATTTCCGGCTTTTCCTATTCGCCGTTCCAACAGGGCCAGTACCCGCAGAAAGACCAGTACCCAACCGACGAGCAGATGCGTCAGGACCTTGCGATCATGAGCAAGCTGACGGACAACATCCGTACCTATTCGGTCGACGGTCCCCTGGGCAATATCCCCAAGCTAGCGGAAGAGTTCGGCCTGCGTGTGACCCTGGGCATCTGGATCAGCCCGGACCTTGAGCGCAACGAGCGTGAGATCCAGCGTGCCATCGAAATCGCCAACACCTCGCGCAGCGTGGTGCGTGTGGTGGTCGGCAACGAGGCGATCTTCCGCGAGGAAATCACTCCCGAGGATCTGATTGTCCTGCTGGACCGGGTGCGCGCTGCCGTCAAGGTACCGGTGACCACCTCCGAGCAGTGGCACATCTGGGAACACAACCCGCAACTGGGCAAGCACGTCGACCTGATCGCCGCGCACGTCCTGCCGTATTGGGAACATGTACCGATGGCCCAGGCCGGGCAATTCGTCCTCGACCGGGCCAAGGATCTGAAGAAGACCTTCCCGAAAAAGCCGCTGCTGCTGTCAGAAGTCGGCTGGCCGAGCAATGGCCGCATGCGCGGTGGCGCGGACGCCTCCCCGGCCGACCAGGCGATTTACCTGCGTACCCTGGTCAACAAGCTGAACCGCCAGGGCTACAACTACTTCGTGATCGAAGCCTTCGACCAACCCTGGAAAGCCAGTGACGAAGGCTCGGTGGGCGCCTATTGGGGGGTGTTCAACGCCGCACGCCAGCAGAAATTCAATTTTGAAGGCCCGGTAGTGGCGATCCCGCAATGGCGGGTACTGGCCATCGGCTCGGTAGTGTTGGCACTGCTGTCGCTGACCCTGCTGATGATCGACGGCTCAGCCCTGCGCCAGCGTGGCCGTACCTTCCTGACGTTTATCGCGTTCCTGTGTGGCTCGGTGCTGGTATGGATCGGCTACGACTACAGCCAGCAATACAGCACCTGGTTCAGCCTGACCGTGGGTTTCCTCCTGGCACTCGGCGCGCTCGGGGTGTTTATCGTGTTGCTGACCGAGGCCCATGAGCTGGCGGAGGCGGTCTGGACCCACAAGCGCCGGCGTGAATTCCTGCCGGTTGAAGGGGATTCGGATTACCGCCCGAAAGTGTCGATCCATGTGCCGTGCTACAACGAGCCACCGGAAATGGTCAAACAGACCCTCGACGCCCTGGCCGCCCTCGACTACCCGGACTACGAAGTCCTGGTCATCGACAACAACACCAAGGACCCGGCCGTGTGGGAACCGGTGCGTGACTACTGCGAGACGCTGGGCCCGCGCTTCAAGTTCTTCCACGTCGCGCCCCTGGCCGGTTTCAAGGGCGGCGCGTTGAACTATCTGATCCCGCATACCGCCAAGGATGCCGAAGTGATCGCGGTGATCGACTCGGACTACTGTGTGTCGCCGAACTGGCTCAAGCACATGGTGCCGCACTTCGCCGACCCGAAAATCGCCGTGGTGCAGTCGCCCCAGGATTATCGTGACCAGAACGAAAGCACCTTCAAGAAGCTCTGCTATGCCGAATACAAGGGCTTCTTCCATATCGGTATGGTCACCCGCAACGACCGCGATGCAATTATCCAGCATGGCACCATGACCATGACCCGCCGTTCGGTGCTCGAAGAACTGGGCTGGGCAGACTGGTGCATCTGTGAAGACGCCGAATTGGGCCTACGGGTATTCGAGAAAGGCCTGTCGGCTGCGTACTACCACACCAGTTACGGCAAAGGCCTGATGCCCGATACCTTTATCGACTTCAAGAAACAGCGGTTCCGCTGGGCCTATGGGGCGATCCAGATCATCAAGCGTCACACCGCCAGCCTGTTGCGGGGCAAGGATACCGAACTGACCCGCGGCCAACGCTACCACTTCCTCGCAGGCTGGCTGCCGTGGGTGGCGGACGGCATGAACATCTTCTTCACCGTCGGTGCCCTGTTGTGGTCGGCGGCGATGATCATTGTGCCGACGCGGGTCGACCCGCCGCTGCTGATCTTCGCAATCCCGCCATTGGCGCTGTTCGTGTTCAAGGTCGGCAAGATCATCTTCCTCTACCGTCGCGCCGTCGGCGTGAACCTCAAGGATGCGTTCTGCGCGGCCCTGGCCGGCCTGGCGCTGTCCCATACCATCGCCAAGGCGGTGCTGTATGGATTCTTCACCACCAGCATTCCGTTCTTTCGTACACCGAAAAACGCGGATAACCACGGTTTCTGGGTAGCGATTTCCGAAGCCCGGGAAGAGATGTTCATCATGTTGCTGCTGTGGGGCGCGGCGCTGGGGATTTACCTGGTGCAAGGCCTGCCGAGCAATGACATGCGTTTCTGGGTGGTCATGCTACTGGTGCAATCGCTGCCGTATGTGGCAGCGTTGATCATGGCGTTCCTGTCGTCGCTGCCCAAACCGGCTGCGGTGGCACAGCCCGTGACGGCGACGTAA
- the tcdA gene encoding tRNA cyclic N6-threonylcarbamoyladenosine(37) synthase TcdA produces the protein MSTEDPRFAGVARLYGIEGLERLKAAHVAIVGVGGVGSWAAEAMARCGVGEISLFDLDDVCVSNSNRQLHALDSTVGKPKVEVMAERLRAINPDCIVHAVADFVTRDTMAEYITPTIDCVIDCIDAVNAKAALIAWCKRRKIQIITTGGAGGQIDPTLIQVCDLNRTFNDPLASKVRSTLRRDYGFSRTVTRHYSVPCVFSTEQLRYPKPDGSICLQKSFVGDGVKLDCAGGFGAVMMVTATFGMVAATKAVDKIVAGVRRPSERVKPT, from the coding sequence ATGAGCACAGAAGATCCACGGTTTGCCGGTGTCGCCCGTTTGTATGGCATTGAAGGCCTGGAACGTTTGAAAGCGGCCCATGTGGCCATCGTCGGCGTGGGCGGTGTCGGCTCGTGGGCGGCGGAAGCCATGGCCCGTTGCGGGGTGGGCGAGATTTCGCTGTTTGACCTGGACGACGTGTGCGTCAGCAACAGCAATCGTCAGTTGCACGCCCTGGACAGCACGGTAGGCAAGCCCAAGGTCGAGGTAATGGCCGAGCGCCTGCGCGCGATCAACCCCGATTGCATCGTGCACGCGGTGGCGGACTTCGTGACCCGCGACACCATGGCCGAGTACATCACGCCGACGATCGACTGCGTGATCGATTGCATCGATGCGGTCAACGCCAAGGCGGCGCTGATCGCCTGGTGCAAGCGGCGCAAGATCCAGATCATCACCACCGGTGGCGCTGGCGGGCAGATTGACCCGACACTGATCCAGGTATGCGACTTGAACCGCACGTTCAACGACCCGCTGGCGTCGAAAGTGCGTTCCACCTTGCGCCGTGACTACGGGTTCTCGCGCACGGTGACCCGGCACTACAGCGTGCCTTGTGTGTTCTCTACCGAACAGCTGCGTTATCCCAAGCCCGATGGCAGCATCTGTTTGCAGAAGAGTTTTGTCGGCGATGGCGTGAAGCTGGACTGCGCCGGTGGGTTTGGCGCGGTGATGATGGTCACGGCGACCTTTGGCATGGTCGCGGCGACCAAGGCCGTGGATAAGATTGTGGCTGGGGTGCGCAGGCCGTCCGAGCGGGTCAAGCCCACCTGA
- a CDS encoding putative RNA methyltransferase codes for MLACPICSAPLNEVDNGVVCPAGHRFDRARQGYLNLLPVQHKNSRDPGDNLAMVEARRDFLNAGHYAPVARRLAALAAERKPQRWLDIGCGEGYYTAQIADALLRADGYALDISKEAVKRACKRNPTLTWLIASMARVPLADGSCQFLASVFSPLDWQEAKRLLSPGGGLMKVGPTRGHLMELRERLYDEVREYTDDKHLALVPDGMSLQHSEVLEFQLSLAEPKDRANLLAMTPHGWRASAERRAQVIEQAEPLRVTVSMRYDYFVLQ; via the coding sequence ATGCTCGCTTGCCCCATTTGCAGCGCACCACTCAATGAAGTGGACAATGGCGTGGTGTGCCCGGCCGGGCACCGTTTCGACCGGGCCCGCCAGGGTTACCTGAACCTGTTGCCGGTGCAGCACAAGAACAGCCGCGACCCGGGCGATAACCTGGCGATGGTGGAGGCGCGCCGCGACTTCCTCAATGCCGGGCACTACGCACCGGTGGCCAGGCGCCTGGCGGCACTGGCAGCGGAACGCAAGCCCCAGCGCTGGCTGGATATCGGCTGCGGCGAAGGCTATTACACCGCACAAATCGCCGATGCCCTGTTGCGTGCCGATGGTTATGCCCTGGATATTTCCAAGGAAGCGGTCAAGCGCGCGTGCAAGCGCAACCCGACACTGACCTGGTTGATCGCCAGCATGGCCCGCGTGCCCCTGGCCGACGGCAGTTGCCAGTTCCTCGCCAGCGTGTTCAGCCCGCTGGACTGGCAGGAAGCCAAGCGCCTGCTCAGCCCTGGCGGCGGCCTGATGAAGGTCGGCCCGACCCGCGGCCACCTGATGGAGTTGCGCGAACGCCTGTACGACGAAGTGCGTGAGTACACCGACGACAAGCACTTGGCCCTGGTGCCGGACGGCATGAGCCTGCAACACAGCGAAGTCCTGGAGTTCCAGCTCAGCCTGGCCGAGCCCAAGGACCGCGCCAACCTGCTGGCGATGACGCCCCACGGCTGGCGCGCCAGTGCCGAGCGGCGCGCCCAGGTGATCGAACAGGCCGAACCGCTGCGGGTCACCGTGTCGATGCGCTACGACTATTTCGTGCTTCAATAA
- the plsB gene encoding glycerol-3-phosphate 1-O-acyltransferase PlsB — protein MTRSPFRRLVFGTLRRLLYLWVRSETINQSSLTLNLDRSRPVFYVLQSPSLSELAVVDAECTKAGLPRPVLPVSVGPLMEPAAFFYLTPEPDWLGRQDKRGAPPTLTRLVNTLTEHAEENAQIIPVSVFWGQSPASESSPWKLLFADSWAVTGRLRRLLSILILGRKTRVQFSAPINLRELIEHNKGHERTVRMAQRILRVHFRNLKTAVIGPDLSHRRNLVKGLVNMPLVRQAILDEAERENIAPEKAKALALRYGNEIASDYTYTAIRFLEVVLSWFWNKIYDGIKVNNIEGVQKVAQGYEVIYVPCHRSHIDYLLLSYLLFKNGLTPPHIAAGINLNMPVIGSLLRRGGAFFMRRTFKGNPLYTSVFNEYLHTLFTKGFPVEYFVEGGRSRTGRMLQPKTGMLAITLRSFLRSSRMPIVFVPVYIGYERVLEGRTYLGELRGATKKKESIFDIFKVIGALKQRFGQVAVNFGEPIKLAEFLDQEQPDWRTQELAPNYKPAWLNETTNRLGERVAQHLNEAAAINPVNLVALALLSTSRLALDDQAMARVLDLYLALLRRVPYSPHTTLPEGDGQALIKHVKDMSLLSEQSDALGKILYLDEQNAVLMTYYRNNVLHIFALPALLASFFQSSSRMSREQILRYTRALYPYLQSELFIRWSLDELDAVVDQWLEALVEQGLLRFENNIYLRPAPSSRNFVLLTLLSKSIAQTLQRFYMAISLLLNSGQNSISAEELEDLCTVMAQRLSILHGLNAPEFFDKSLFRHFIQTLLEQDVLRRDEAGKLSYHDLLGELAEGAAKRVLPAEIRLSIRQVALHRNDEAPTPGAEPDETR, from the coding sequence ATGACCCGCTCCCCGTTCCGCCGTCTGGTATTTGGCACCTTGCGTCGACTGTTGTACCTCTGGGTCCGCTCGGAGACGATCAACCAGTCGTCCCTCACCCTTAACCTGGACCGCAGCCGGCCGGTGTTCTACGTCCTGCAATCGCCCTCCCTGAGCGAATTGGCCGTGGTGGATGCCGAGTGCACCAAGGCCGGCCTGCCCCGCCCGGTGTTGCCAGTCTCCGTCGGCCCATTGATGGAGCCCGCGGCATTCTTCTACCTGACCCCCGAGCCGGACTGGCTCGGCCGCCAGGACAAGCGCGGCGCACCACCGACCCTGACCCGCCTGGTCAACACCCTGACCGAGCACGCCGAGGAAAACGCGCAGATCATCCCGGTGAGCGTGTTCTGGGGCCAGTCGCCGGCCAGCGAGTCCAGCCCCTGGAAACTGCTGTTTGCCGACAGCTGGGCAGTCACCGGGCGCCTGCGCCGGCTGTTGAGCATCCTGATCCTGGGGCGCAAGACCCGGGTGCAATTCTCGGCGCCAATCAACCTGCGCGAATTGATCGAGCACAATAAAGGTCACGAACGTACGGTACGCATGGCACAACGGATCCTGCGGGTACACTTTCGCAACCTCAAGACTGCGGTGATCGGCCCCGACCTGTCTCACCGGCGCAACCTGGTCAAGGGCCTGGTGAACATGCCGCTGGTGCGCCAGGCGATCCTCGACGAGGCCGAGCGCGAGAACATCGCCCCCGAAAAGGCCAAGGCCCTGGCCCTGCGCTATGGCAACGAGATCGCCTCGGACTACACCTACACCGCCATCCGCTTCCTCGAAGTGGTGCTGAGCTGGTTCTGGAACAAGATCTACGACGGGATCAAGGTCAACAACATCGAAGGTGTGCAAAAGGTCGCCCAGGGCTATGAAGTGATCTATGTGCCCTGCCATCGCAGCCATATCGACTACCTTTTACTGTCGTACCTGCTGTTCAAGAACGGCCTGACCCCGCCGCACATCGCCGCCGGGATCAACCTCAATATGCCGGTGATCGGCAGCCTGCTGCGCCGTGGCGGGGCGTTTTTCATGCGGCGCACGTTCAAGGGCAACCCGCTGTACACCTCGGTGTTCAACGAATACCTGCACACCCTGTTCACCAAGGGCTTCCCGGTGGAGTACTTCGTCGAGGGCGGGCGCTCACGGACCGGGCGCATGCTGCAACCCAAGACCGGGATGCTGGCGATTACCCTGCGCAGTTTCCTGCGTTCCTCGCGCATGCCAATCGTATTTGTGCCGGTGTACATCGGCTACGAACGGGTACTGGAGGGCCGCACCTACCTGGGTGAATTGCGCGGCGCGACGAAAAAGAAAGAGTCGATCTTCGATATCTTCAAGGTCATTGGCGCCCTCAAGCAGCGCTTTGGCCAGGTAGCGGTCAACTTTGGCGAGCCGATCAAGCTGGCGGAATTTCTCGACCAGGAACAACCGGACTGGCGGACCCAGGAACTGGCGCCCAACTACAAGCCGGCCTGGCTCAACGAAACCACCAACCGCCTCGGCGAGCGCGTGGCCCAGCACCTCAACGAGGCCGCCGCGATCAACCCGGTGAACCTGGTAGCGCTGGCGCTGCTTTCAACCAGCCGCCTGGCCCTGGACGACCAGGCCATGGCGCGGGTGCTGGACCTGTACCTGGCGCTGCTGCGCCGGGTGCCCTACTCGCCCCATACCACGCTGCCCGAGGGTGACGGCCAGGCCCTGATCAAGCACGTCAAGGACATGAGCCTGCTGTCGGAGCAGAGCGATGCCCTGGGCAAGATCCTGTATCTGGACGAGCAAAACGCGGTCCTGATGACCTATTACCGCAACAATGTGCTGCATATCTTCGCCCTGCCGGCATTGCTGGCCAGCTTCTTCCAGAGCAGTTCGCGCATGAGCCGCGAACAGATCCTGCGCTATACCCGTGCGCTCTATCCGTACCTGCAATCGGAGTTGTTTATCCGCTGGTCCCTGGACGAACTCGACGCGGTGGTCGACCAGTGGCTCGAAGCCCTGGTGGAACAAGGTCTGTTGCGCTTTGAAAACAACATCTACCTGCGCCCGGCGCCCAGTTCGCGCAACTTCGTACTGCTGACCCTGCTGTCCAAGAGCATTGCCCAGACCCTGCAACGCTTCTACATGGCCATTTCCCTACTGCTCAACAGCGGCCAGAACAGTATCAGCGCCGAAGAACTGGAAGACCTGTGCACCGTCATGGCCCAGCGCCTGTCGATCCTGCACGGTCTGAATGCTCCGGAGTTCTTCGACAAGAGCCTTTTCCGACATTTTATTCAGACGTTGCTTGAGCAAGATGTGCTGCGCCGCGATGAAGCCGGCAAGTTGAGTTACCACGACCTGCTCGGCGAGTTGGCCGAAGGTGCAGCCAAACGGGTGTTGCCCGCGGAAATACGCCTGTCGATCCGCCAGGTGGCGTTGCATCGCAACGACGAAGCCCCCACCCCAGGCGCCGAACCGGACGAAACACGCTAG
- a CDS encoding cold-shock protein, producing the protein MTTRETGNVKWFNDAKGYGFIQREDGKDVFVHYRAIRGEGHRSLAEGQQVEYAVVTGEKGLQAEDVVGL; encoded by the coding sequence ATGACAACGCGCGAAACCGGCAATGTGAAGTGGTTCAACGACGCCAAGGGCTATGGGTTTATCCAGCGGGAAGACGGCAAGGATGTGTTTGTGCACTACCGCGCCATCCGCGGTGAAGGCCACCGCTCCCTGGCCGAGGGCCAACAGGTGGAATACGCCGTGGTGACCGGCGAGAAGGGCTTGCAGGCAGAGGATGTCGTGGGCCTGTAA
- the dapE gene encoding succinyl-diaminopimelate desuccinylase has translation MTVHADLSPTLQLAIDLIRRPSVTPIDADCQKLMMQRLGDAGFALEPMRIEDVDNFWATHGKHEGPVLCFAGHTDVVPTGPVHAWQNDPFDALIDEHGMLCGRGAADMKGSLAAMLVAAERFVKDYPDHKGSVAFLITSDEEGPAHHGTKAVIERLAARKERLDWCIVGEPSSTTLVGDVVKNGRRGSLGATLTVRGVQGHVAYPHLAKNPIHLAAPALAELAAEHWDDGNTFFPPTSFQISNLNSGTGATNVIPGDLTAVFNFRFSTESTVEGLQQRVAAILDKHGLDWHVEWALSGLPFLTEPGALLDAVSASIKAITGRETRASTSGGTSDGRFIATLGTQVVELGPVNATIHQVNERILASDLDVLTEIYYQTLIKLLA, from the coding sequence ATGACGGTCCATGCCGACCTTTCGCCGACCCTCCAACTCGCTATCGACTTGATCCGCCGTCCGTCGGTGACGCCGATCGACGCCGACTGCCAGAAGCTGATGATGCAGCGCCTGGGCGACGCCGGCTTTGCGCTTGAGCCCATGCGCATCGAGGATGTGGACAACTTCTGGGCCACCCACGGTAAGCATGAAGGCCCGGTGCTGTGTTTTGCCGGCCATACCGACGTGGTCCCGACCGGCCCGGTGCACGCCTGGCAGAATGACCCGTTCGACGCGCTGATCGACGAACACGGCATGTTGTGCGGGCGTGGCGCAGCCGACATGAAAGGCAGCCTGGCCGCCATGCTCGTGGCGGCCGAGCGTTTTGTGAAGGATTACCCGGACCATAAGGGTTCGGTTGCCTTCCTGATCACCAGCGATGAAGAAGGCCCGGCACACCACGGCACCAAGGCCGTGATCGAGCGCCTGGCAGCCCGCAAGGAACGCCTGGACTGGTGCATCGTCGGCGAACCGTCGAGCACCACCCTGGTGGGCGATGTGGTCAAGAATGGCCGGCGTGGCTCCCTCGGTGCGACCCTGACCGTACGCGGCGTGCAAGGCCATGTGGCCTACCCGCACCTGGCAAAGAACCCGATCCACCTGGCTGCCCCGGCCCTGGCCGAACTGGCCGCCGAGCATTGGGACGACGGCAATACCTTCTTCCCACCGACCAGCTTCCAGATTTCCAACCTCAATTCCGGCACCGGCGCCACCAATGTGATCCCCGGTGACCTGACGGCGGTGTTCAACTTCCGCTTCTCCACCGAGTCCACCGTCGAAGGCCTGCAGCAGCGGGTCGCGGCGATTCTCGACAAGCATGGCCTGGACTGGCATGTGGAGTGGGCGCTGTCGGGCCTGCCGTTCCTCACCGAACCGGGCGCGCTGCTTGATGCGGTGTCTGCCAGCATCAAGGCCATCACCGGCCGCGAGACCCGGGCCTCCACCAGCGGCGGCACGTCCGACGGGCGCTTTATCGCGACCCTCGGTACCCAAGTGGTGGAACTGGGCCCGGTCAACGCGACGATCCATCAGGTCAACGAGCGCATCCTCGCCAGCGACCTCGATGTATTGACCGAAATCTACTACCAGACCCTGATCAAGTTGCTCGCCTGA
- a CDS encoding DUF4197 domain-containing protein, whose amino-acid sequence MLRNSLRLSALCAGLLLGANAMALSLGDLSQGDATGGLKDALTQGAQIAVKQLGAPGGFSNNPEVKIGLPGKLEKASGALKMLGMGDQISQLEASMNKAAESAVIQAQPILVNAVKNMSVSDAKGILSGGQDSATQYLDKSSREQIRAKFLPIVKQSTDKVGVAQQYNALAKKAPMGLLGGKADSVENYVTEQALDGLFKMIAQQEESIRQNPAAAATSLAKKVFGAL is encoded by the coding sequence ATGCTCCGTAACTCTCTTCGCCTCAGCGCCCTGTGCGCTGGCCTGCTGCTCGGTGCCAACGCCATGGCCCTGTCCCTCGGCGACCTGTCACAGGGCGATGCCACGGGAGGTCTCAAAGACGCGCTGACCCAGGGCGCACAGATTGCCGTCAAGCAACTGGGGGCCCCCGGCGGCTTCAGCAATAACCCCGAGGTCAAGATCGGCTTGCCCGGCAAGTTGGAAAAGGCCTCCGGCGCCCTGAAAATGCTCGGCATGGGCGACCAGATCAGCCAACTTGAAGCCAGCATGAACAAAGCCGCCGAATCGGCCGTGATCCAGGCCCAGCCAATTCTGGTCAATGCCGTGAAAAACATGAGTGTGAGCGACGCCAAGGGCATCCTCAGCGGCGGCCAGGATTCGGCAACCCAGTATCTGGATAAGAGCAGCCGCGAGCAGATCCGCGCCAAGTTTCTGCCGATCGTCAAGCAATCCACGGACAAGGTCGGTGTCGCTCAGCAGTACAACGCGCTCGCCAAAAAGGCACCGATGGGCTTACTGGGCGGCAAGGCCGACAGCGTCGAAAACTACGTGACTGAACAAGCGCTGGACGGTTTGTTCAAGATGATTGCCCAACAGGAAGAAAGCATTCGCCAGAATCCGGCAGCCGCCGCCACCAGCCTGGCGAAGAAAGTATTCGGCGCACTGTAA
- a CDS encoding YbaY family lipoprotein, which produces MKKIILLGLTALLGACHSMNPAPKASLDGEVFYLQRIALPPAATLSVSLQDVSLADAPAVTLAEQKGPVNGQVPLPFHLSYDPAQVKPGHSYSVSARIELDGKLMFITTERHSVQLNGQDPQPLRLRVDAVAH; this is translated from the coding sequence ATGAAAAAGATCATTCTCCTGGGCCTGACCGCCCTGCTGGGAGCCTGCCACTCGATGAATCCTGCCCCTAAGGCCAGCCTTGATGGCGAAGTGTTCTACCTGCAACGCATCGCCCTGCCGCCTGCCGCCACCTTGAGCGTCAGCCTGCAGGACGTGTCCCTGGCCGATGCGCCCGCCGTCACCCTGGCCGAGCAGAAAGGCCCGGTCAACGGTCAGGTGCCGCTGCCCTTCCACCTGAGCTACGACCCGGCCCAGGTCAAGCCTGGCCACAGCTATTCGGTCAGCGCTCGCATAGAGTTGGATGGCAAGCTAATGTTTATCACCACCGAACGTCATTCGGTGCAGTTGAACGGCCAGGACCCGCAGCCGCTTCGTCTGCGCGTTGACGCCGTTGCCCACTGA
- a CDS encoding SufE family protein encodes MSLPADALAALQAFQAVGSWEQRARLLMQWGERLPALAAEDKVDANLVQGCESLVWLVGRLHDGHWQFAASSDARLIRGLVALLLARVNGLSAAELQAVDLPDWFNQLGLSRQLSPSRSNGLNAVLQRMRDLSHTQN; translated from the coding sequence ATGAGCTTGCCCGCAGATGCGCTGGCCGCGCTGCAGGCCTTCCAGGCCGTCGGCAGTTGGGAGCAACGCGCCCGGCTGCTGATGCAATGGGGCGAGCGGCTGCCGGCCTTGGCGGCGGAGGACAAAGTCGATGCCAACCTGGTGCAGGGCTGTGAAAGCCTGGTGTGGCTGGTGGGGCGGTTGCACGACGGCCATTGGCAGTTTGCCGCCAGCAGTGATGCACGCTTGATTCGCGGCTTGGTGGCGTTGTTGCTGGCGCGGGTAAACGGGCTATCGGCGGCCGAGTTGCAGGCGGTCGACCTGCCTGACTGGTTCAACCAGTTGGGGCTGTCTCGCCAGTTGTCGCCGTCACGCAGCAATGGCCTGAACGCAGTCCTGCAGCGCATGCGCGACTTGAGCCATACGCAAAACTAA